From a region of the Pochonia chlamydosporia 170 chromosome Unknown PCv3seq00015, whole genome shotgun sequence genome:
- a CDS encoding copia-like retrotransposable element (similar to Metarhizium robertsii ARSEF 23 XP_007826707.1) encodes MGKKDYKGTILDGRDSFDSWKMDLEDSLLSDDLMSYVTGEATPESSGLSTPGEKSAADIKNISLARMKIRQSIDQIHKNSVNHLIDPRAIYQSLVNRYAASNKARLRQLIRMMYDVSTQTNRTVQEKVDDLKRLRAQINSQDKDIVIHEQLLICFLQMSMDDAFDTTIEILNASTDTLTMEKVQSALESKELELVDVTIKGETAQFAGRRRSARNRKDKGTNRSKTLDSGGDTKEEYLKEAGGCWCCGGMHFKHDCAVWHQTKAGKTWLASEKAKAKVAPEKQGEGKRG; translated from the coding sequence ATGGGCAAGAAAGACTACAAAGGAACCATCCTTGATGGGAGAGACTCCTTTGACAGCTGGAAGATGGATCTTGAAGATAGTTTGTTGAGTGATGATCTTATGAGCTACGTCACCGGTGAGGCAACACCGGAATCGTCAGGCTTATCAACTCCAGGAGAAAAGAGCGCCGCAGACATCAAAAATATCTCTCTTGCGAGAATGAAGATACGACAGAGCATCGACCAGATCCACAAGAACTCAGTTAATCACCTCATCGATCCACGAGCGATTTACCAGTCCCTCGTAAATCGATACGCTGCATCAAACAAAGCACGCCTTCGACAGCTCATCCGGATGATGTACGACGTTAGTACGCAGACTAATAGAACTGTGCAGGAGAAGGTTGACGACCTGAAGCGTCTCCGAGCTCAGATCAAtagccaagacaaagataTCGTTATCCATGAGCAGCTCTTGATTTGCTTCCTGCAAATGAGTATGGACGATGCCTTCGACACGACAATTGAGATCCTGAATGCATCAACAGATACCCTGACAATGGAAAAGGTGCAGAGTGCTCTGGAGAGCAAGGAGTTGGAACTTGTCGATGTAACAATCAAGGGAGAAACTGCACAGTTTGCGGGCCGCCGCCGGAGTGCACGGAACAGGAAAGACAAGGGTACTAATAGGTCCAAGACGCTGGATAGTGGCGGTGATACCAAGGAGGAGTATCTGAAGGAGGCAGGGgggtgctggtgttgtggcgGCATGCATTTCAAGCACGATTGTGCAGTCTGGCACCAAACAAAAGCAGGGAAGACTTGGCTAGCTTCTGAAAAAGCGAAGGCGAAAGTGGCTCCGGAAAAGCAAGGAGAAGGTAAACGCGGCTAG